In a genomic window of Novosphingobium sp. KA1:
- a CDS encoding aspartate aminotransferase family protein, whose amino-acid sequence MTEAHDPRFARSHNQALLELDRRHLIHPVTSFRGHERHGARILESGDGMWLTDIDGRRVLDAFAGLWCVNVGYGQESIVEVAAEQMRRLPYATGYFHFGSEPAIRLAHELTQLAPEGLGHVFFTLGGSDAVDSAIRYIVHYFNAIGKPEKKQFIALDWGYHGSSSTGAGLTALANFHRGFDLPRPWQHHIPSPYPYRHPEGHDDAAVIASTVAALKAKVEEIGADKVAAFCCEPIQGSGGVIVPPKGWLKALRTACDELGILMLVDEVITGFGRTGPMFACEAEGVTPDFMTLAKGLTSGYAPMGAVLMANPIYDAIADAAPEALPIGHGFTYSGHPVSAAIALEVLRLYQEGGLLANGERVGIRFAQHLERLRDHPLVGDTRGRGLLGAIELVSDKRTKAGFSADLDVGGRLSALTWEQGVIVRCFGNAVIGFAPALCCNDSEMDMIFERVEGALDALLEMPDIRSALRS is encoded by the coding sequence ATGACTGAAGCGCACGATCCCCGGTTCGCCCGATCCCACAACCAGGCCCTGCTGGAGCTAGACCGCCGGCACCTGATCCACCCGGTCACCTCCTTCCGGGGTCACGAGCGCCACGGCGCCCGGATCCTCGAATCCGGCGACGGCATGTGGCTCACCGATATCGACGGCCGCCGCGTGCTCGATGCCTTCGCGGGGCTGTGGTGCGTGAATGTCGGCTATGGGCAGGAAAGCATCGTCGAAGTCGCCGCCGAGCAGATGCGCCGCCTGCCCTATGCCACCGGCTACTTCCACTTCGGAAGCGAGCCGGCGATCCGCCTGGCGCACGAACTGACCCAGCTTGCGCCTGAGGGCCTTGGCCATGTCTTCTTCACGCTGGGCGGATCGGACGCCGTCGACAGCGCGATCCGCTATATCGTCCATTACTTCAACGCCATCGGCAAACCGGAAAAGAAGCAGTTCATCGCCCTCGACTGGGGCTATCACGGCTCCAGCTCGACCGGCGCGGGCCTCACCGCGCTTGCCAACTTCCATCGCGGCTTCGACCTTCCGCGCCCCTGGCAGCACCACATCCCCTCGCCCTATCCCTATCGCCACCCCGAAGGCCATGACGATGCCGCCGTGATCGCCTCCACCGTCGCGGCGCTGAAAGCCAAGGTGGAAGAGATCGGCGCCGACAAGGTCGCCGCCTTCTGCTGCGAGCCGATCCAGGGTTCGGGCGGGGTGATCGTGCCGCCCAAGGGCTGGCTGAAGGCGCTGCGCACCGCCTGCGACGAACTCGGCATCCTGATGCTGGTGGACGAAGTCATCACCGGCTTCGGCCGCACCGGCCCGATGTTCGCCTGCGAGGCGGAAGGCGTGACCCCCGATTTCATGACGCTCGCCAAGGGGCTGACCTCCGGCTACGCGCCGATGGGCGCCGTGCTGATGGCCAACCCCATCTACGACGCGATCGCCGATGCCGCCCCCGAAGCCCTGCCTATCGGCCATGGTTTCACCTACTCCGGCCACCCGGTCAGCGCCGCCATCGCGCTGGAAGTGCTCAGGCTTTATCAGGAAGGCGGCCTGCTCGCGAACGGCGAGCGGGTGGGCATTCGTTTCGCGCAGCACCTCGAACGGCTGCGGGATCATCCGCTGGTCGGCGACACCCGCGGGCGCGGCCTGCTCGGCGCGATCGAACTGGTCAGCGACAAGCGCACAAAAGCGGGCTTTTCGGCCGATCTCGACGTGGGCGGCAGGCTTTCCGCGCTGACCTGGGAGCAGGGCGTGATCGTGCGCTGCTTCGGAAATGCGGTGATAGGTTTCGCGCCGGCCCTGTGCTGCAACGACAGCGAGATGGACATGATCTTCGAACGGGTGGAAGGTGCTCTGGACGCACTGCTAGAGATGCCGGACATCCGCAGTGCGCTGAGAAGCTGA
- a CDS encoding Lrp/AsnC family transcriptional regulator: protein MAIGPKLDRIDLKILAKLQEAGRITNVELSDAVGLSPSPCLTRVKRLETAGYITGYGAHINLNKLGEFLTVFTEVTLGEHRRGDFSRFETRIAKIDEIVECHLVSGGYDYLLKFVARGVTHYQSLIEEMLENDYGIEKYFSYIVIKSPFIKHHFPIQNLFGE, encoded by the coding sequence ATGGCGATAGGCCCCAAACTTGACCGGATCGACCTCAAGATCCTAGCCAAACTGCAGGAAGCGGGGCGCATCACCAACGTCGAGCTGTCGGATGCGGTCGGCCTGTCCCCCAGCCCTTGCCTCACCCGGGTCAAGCGGCTGGAGACGGCAGGCTACATCACCGGCTACGGCGCCCACATCAATCTCAACAAGCTGGGCGAATTCCTGACGGTGTTCACCGAAGTGACTCTTGGCGAGCACCGCCGGGGAGACTTCTCCCGCTTCGAGACACGCATCGCCAAGATCGACGAGATCGTCGAATGCCACCTCGTCAGCGGCGGCTACGATTATCTGCTGAAGTTCGTCGCGCGCGGCGTCACCCATTACCAGTCGCTGATCGAGGAAATGCTCGAAAACGACTACGGGATCGAGAAGTACTTCAGCTACATCGTCATCAAGTCCCCCTTCATCAAGCACCACTTCCCGATCCAGAACCTGTTCGGGGAATGA
- a CDS encoding copper resistance protein B yields the protein MRNARIPAILLVLLGWQTSAQAQAGVSGQVDLFEARLGRGDDEVVFDTTTNFGDAKQRLVLKIEGGAVADVDLDEVGGQVLYSNSVTAATNLLVGLRHEFRGGKDLSHASFGIEHTFANWLSGEHYLWLSQRGDVTGAAQLVGTATLSPRLYLEPRAALAWSAQDIAREDTAAGATEAEVSVRLRRQLGGNATLYLGAIHQRLLGGTRRIARAGGDDGRQTRVVLGFGFNF from the coding sequence ATGCGCAATGCCCGTATTCCTGCCATTCTACTGGTGCTCCTCGGGTGGCAGACATCCGCGCAGGCACAGGCGGGGGTGAGCGGACAGGTCGATCTGTTCGAGGCGCGCCTTGGGCGCGGCGACGACGAGGTCGTCTTTGATACGACCACCAACTTCGGCGATGCGAAGCAGCGTCTGGTGCTCAAGATCGAAGGCGGCGCGGTGGCCGACGTTGATCTCGACGAAGTGGGCGGGCAAGTGCTCTATTCGAACAGCGTGACCGCGGCGACCAACCTGCTGGTCGGTCTGCGCCATGAATTTCGCGGCGGCAAGGACCTCAGCCATGCCAGCTTCGGCATCGAGCACACGTTCGCGAACTGGCTGAGCGGCGAACACTACCTCTGGCTTTCGCAGCGCGGCGATGTGACCGGCGCGGCGCAGCTTGTCGGCACCGCGACCCTGTCGCCGCGGCTCTATCTGGAGCCGCGGGCGGCGCTGGCCTGGTCGGCGCAGGACATCGCGCGGGAGGATACCGCTGCGGGGGCCACCGAGGCCGAAGTCTCGGTGCGGCTGCGCCGCCAGCTTGGCGGCAATGCCACGCTCTATCTGGGGGCGATCCACCAGCGCCTGCTCGGCGGCACCCGCCGCATCGCCCGGGCCGGGGGGGATGACGGGCGGCAGACGCGGGTGGTCCTGGGCTTCGGTTTCAACTTCTGA
- a CDS encoding TonB-dependent receptor, with translation MPAIAQTNGADAAAGAPDRSTVERAITTANDIVVVGTRASLQSAINRKKDASTIVDSIVADDIASFPDKNIGDSLARITGVQLSRDFGEGVKVSIRGVEPDLNRVEINGVSQVSALGERAGDFRELASELVKSIDVYKGYAVDLTEGGIGGTVRVQTRKPLDLMKPLLSATLSGQHLDTTETWRPRVSFFAGTPKFLIDGLGVMFTGTYSDVNTRQDYISNTNWARLADFDHSTEKTVADPLYANYNTYESCAGVGGASVAKATANRLACETQFFDWAPRVPRYRSLVRDDKRFSGDLTLQYQVAPNFRAYASAQVNKRNQRLQDVNYSVDLTAIQRFNLDPALAAGAGGGTSRPRVTLGTSTVNENHVVTSLTTALNAVNIGSATTPNWNGAANIVGVQRRDFSYDQESKYFSGGFRWDLDRLQIDFMGSHAKAHTDSQTNLISLGTSVSGITIDRNNSQGIPVFQFPSNFDPADPNVYADATRTGANGQVLPIYGPTIQYRPAEYNNTEDQLKFDADWEIDHPIVSKIEFGAQARRQKFLNYAGGGSILLDPATMKYQSSANVSYTTQIQANPTVPRNGNTYYITPAQYASLISSLGGVTGGAPLYTGLKGAPSGIPSRLAYPNFDSEILSQIYDLSGFDHDLVRFADGYPQVPSAKINETVLAGYAMLDIDTEFLGMHLTGNGGIRWTHTKDTGVGTNVSRVTRTTATGGTETVVLAAQVAQLSNSYTDILPAFNANLELQRNLFLRANYAKNLARPLPIDLVPNINCLDDQTIAAADDTCTAGNPDLKPYRADQWEVNLAWYPNPDTMLSLGYYKKYESSYVIRNVTRSGVDLFHDGITYTVRQPVNGYGALLDGIEASAQTVFTFLPKPFDGFGASGNFTYARAIRTNLTNAATGAELKQYPGLSKYTYNASFFYDKDWLNFRLSYNYRSKWLDNASDANNGNNPIYRKGEGYLDGKITLRFPKYHFDVFFEMQNITKEYSKTFINKDMPVELYYPGQRMFVGVQAKL, from the coding sequence ATGCCGGCCATTGCTCAGACTAATGGGGCAGATGCTGCCGCCGGTGCGCCCGACCGCAGCACGGTCGAACGCGCCATCACCACGGCCAACGACATCGTCGTGGTCGGTACCCGCGCCTCGTTGCAATCGGCGATCAACCGCAAGAAGGACGCCTCGACGATCGTCGACTCCATCGTCGCCGACGACATCGCCAGCTTCCCCGACAAGAACATCGGCGATTCACTGGCGCGCATCACCGGCGTCCAGCTCAGCCGCGACTTCGGTGAGGGCGTGAAGGTCTCCATCCGCGGCGTCGAACCCGATCTCAACCGCGTGGAAATCAACGGCGTCAGCCAGGTCAGCGCGCTGGGCGAGCGTGCCGGCGACTTCCGCGAACTGGCGAGCGAACTGGTCAAGTCCATCGACGTCTACAAGGGCTATGCGGTCGATCTGACCGAGGGCGGCATCGGCGGCACCGTGCGTGTCCAGACCCGCAAGCCGCTGGACCTGATGAAGCCGCTGCTGTCGGCGACCCTTTCCGGCCAGCATCTCGACACCACCGAGACCTGGCGCCCGCGCGTCTCGTTCTTTGCGGGCACGCCGAAGTTCCTGATCGACGGCCTCGGCGTCATGTTCACCGGTACCTACAGCGACGTGAACACCCGTCAGGACTACATCAGCAATACCAACTGGGCGCGTCTGGCCGATTTCGACCATTCGACCGAAAAGACCGTCGCCGACCCGCTCTATGCGAACTACAACACGTACGAAAGCTGCGCCGGCGTCGGCGGGGCGAGCGTGGCGAAGGCCACCGCCAACCGCCTGGCCTGCGAGACCCAGTTCTTCGACTGGGCGCCGCGCGTGCCGCGCTATCGCAGCCTCGTGCGCGACGACAAGCGCTTCTCGGGCGATCTCACCTTGCAATACCAGGTGGCGCCGAACTTCCGTGCTTATGCCAGCGCCCAGGTGAACAAGCGCAACCAGCGGCTTCAGGACGTCAACTATTCCGTCGATCTCACCGCGATCCAGCGCTTCAACCTGGATCCGGCTCTGGCGGCGGGGGCCGGCGGTGGCACCTCGCGTCCGCGCGTCACCCTGGGCACGTCGACGGTCAACGAGAACCATGTCGTCACCAGCCTGACCACGGCGCTCAACGCCGTCAACATCGGTTCGGCTACTACGCCCAACTGGAACGGTGCCGCCAATATCGTCGGCGTTCAGCGGCGCGACTTCAGCTACGATCAGGAATCCAAGTACTTCTCCGGCGGATTCCGCTGGGATCTGGACCGCCTGCAGATCGACTTCATGGGATCGCATGCCAAGGCGCATACGGATTCGCAGACCAACCTGATCTCGCTGGGCACCAGCGTTTCGGGCATCACGATCGACCGCAACAATTCGCAGGGCATCCCGGTCTTCCAGTTCCCGTCGAACTTCGATCCGGCCGATCCCAACGTCTATGCAGACGCCACCCGCACCGGTGCCAATGGGCAGGTCCTGCCGATCTACGGTCCGACGATCCAGTACCGTCCAGCCGAGTACAACAATACCGAAGATCAGTTGAAGTTCGATGCGGATTGGGAAATCGACCATCCGATCGTCAGCAAGATCGAGTTCGGCGCGCAGGCTCGCCGCCAGAAATTCCTGAACTACGCGGGCGGCGGCTCGATCCTGCTCGATCCCGCGACGATGAAGTACCAGTCCAGCGCGAACGTGTCCTACACGACGCAGATCCAGGCCAATCCCACCGTTCCGCGCAACGGCAACACGTATTACATCACGCCGGCGCAGTATGCCTCGCTGATCTCGTCGCTGGGCGGGGTTACCGGCGGCGCCCCGCTTTACACCGGGCTCAAGGGGGCGCCTTCGGGCATTCCGAGCCGTCTGGCCTACCCCAACTTCGATTCCGAGATCCTCTCGCAGATCTATGACCTGTCCGGCTTCGATCACGATCTGGTGCGTTTTGCCGACGGTTATCCGCAGGTCCCCAGCGCCAAGATCAACGAGACGGTGCTGGCGGGCTACGCGATGCTCGATATCGACACCGAGTTCCTGGGCATGCACCTGACCGGCAACGGCGGCATCCGCTGGACCCACACCAAGGATACCGGGGTCGGCACCAACGTCAGCCGGGTCACCCGCACGACCGCCACCGGCGGCACCGAAACCGTGGTGCTGGCGGCGCAGGTGGCGCAGCTTTCGAACAGCTACACCGACATCCTTCCCGCGTTCAACGCCAACCTCGAACTCCAGCGCAACCTGTTCCTGCGCGCCAACTATGCGAAGAACCTCGCGCGGCCGCTGCCGATCGACCTGGTTCCCAACATCAACTGCCTCGACGACCAGACCATCGCCGCTGCCGACGACACTTGCACCGCGGGCAACCCCGATCTCAAACCCTACCGTGCAGACCAGTGGGAAGTGAACCTGGCCTGGTATCCCAACCCGGATACGATGCTGAGCCTGGGCTATTACAAGAAGTACGAATCGAGCTACGTCATCCGCAACGTGACGCGCAGCGGCGTGGACCTGTTCCACGACGGCATCACCTATACCGTCCGTCAGCCGGTCAACGGTTACGGTGCGCTGCTGGACGGTATCGAGGCGAGCGCGCAGACGGTCTTCACCTTCCTTCCGAAGCCGTTCGACGGTTTTGGTGCCAGCGGCAACTTTACCTATGCCCGCGCCATCCGCACCAACCTGACCAACGCCGCGACCGGCGCGGAACTGAAGCAGTATCCCGGCCTTTCGAAGTACACCTACAACGCCAGCTTCTTCTACGACAAGGACTGGCTGAACTTCCGCCTCAGCTACAACTACCGCTCGAAGTGGCTGGATAACGCATCGGATGCCAACAACGGCAACAACCCGATCTACCGCAAGGGTGAAGGCTACCTCGACGGCAAGATCACCCTGCGCTTCCCGAAGTACCACTTCGACGTGTTCTTCGAGATGCAGAACATCACCAAGGAATATTCGAAGACCTTCATCAACAAGGACATGCCGGTGGAGCTCTATTACCCCGGCCAGCGCATGTTCGTGGGTGTTCAGGCCAAGCTCTGA
- a CDS encoding ROK family transcriptional regulator, whose amino-acid sequence MAIPALDKDQRRIIHELRKAGALSRSGLAERLEISNTALTRISRDLLTLGVIEEVTDGNTQGRGRPAIPLRLASAGGYAVGATAHKGLLDIVLVDFAGKIIAAHREDSAAIDPRQFAQRVRRLTHDLVDRHGLLGQRMLGIGVAVAGPALSPEGERWSVVEDMPGWRGARLREILSAELGWPLWLENDANVAAIAEFYMGGLLREYSTVVVLLLGYGIGAGVVADGRLVRGQFGVAGEIGCLFPGDRPRPSPLDLLSALRTAGCAISSVSEIDVASDAQRPVIEAWMDRAAQQLEIVANTAFAWLDPGAIVLAGAVPPDVLAGLATRLRSASLVTTVDGRGPPVRVSSLRGSPVTLGAALLPIHAISALR is encoded by the coding sequence ATGGCCATTCCCGCGCTCGACAAGGACCAGCGCCGCATCATCCACGAACTGCGCAAGGCGGGCGCCCTGTCGCGTTCGGGGCTGGCGGAGCGGCTGGAGATCAGCAACACCGCGCTGACCCGCATCTCGCGCGATCTCCTGACGCTGGGTGTGATCGAGGAAGTGACCGATGGTAACACCCAGGGCCGCGGTCGTCCGGCGATCCCGCTGCGGCTCGCCTCCGCTGGTGGTTATGCGGTGGGCGCCACGGCGCACAAGGGGCTGCTCGACATCGTGCTGGTCGACTTCGCGGGCAAGATCATCGCCGCCCACCGCGAAGACAGCGCCGCCATCGATCCCCGGCAGTTCGCACAGCGCGTCCGGCGGCTGACGCACGATCTGGTCGACCGGCACGGCTTGCTCGGGCAGCGCATGCTGGGCATCGGCGTGGCGGTTGCAGGCCCCGCGCTGTCGCCCGAAGGCGAGCGATGGAGCGTGGTGGAGGACATGCCCGGCTGGCGCGGCGCGCGCTTGCGCGAAATCCTGAGCGCCGAACTCGGCTGGCCGCTCTGGCTGGAGAACGACGCCAACGTCGCCGCCATTGCCGAGTTCTACATGGGGGGCTTGCTGCGCGAGTATTCGACCGTGGTGGTGCTGCTGCTCGGCTACGGGATAGGCGCGGGCGTCGTCGCGGACGGACGGCTGGTGCGCGGCCAGTTCGGGGTCGCCGGGGAAATCGGCTGTCTGTTCCCGGGCGATCGTCCCCGGCCCAGCCCGCTCGACTTGCTGTCCGCGCTGCGCACGGCCGGGTGTGCTATCAGCTCGGTCAGCGAAATCGACGTGGCATCGGATGCCCAGCGCCCCGTGATCGAGGCATGGATGGACCGCGCCGCCCAGCAGCTGGAGATCGTGGCCAATACCGCCTTTGCCTGGCTCGATCCCGGCGCGATCGTGCTCGCCGGCGCGGTGCCGCCGGACGTGCTGGCCGGGCTTGCGACGCGTCTGCGAAGCGCATCGCTGGTGACGACCGTGGATGGACGCGGACCGCCGGTACGCGTCTCGAGCCTGCGCGGTTCTCCGGTCACCTTGGGGGCGGCGCTGCTGCCCATCCACGCCATCTCGGCGCTGCGCTAG
- a CDS encoding TonB-dependent receptor: protein MLKSVLATGAALAALATAITPAVAEEAPAAPPAAGEASGDDIIVTGSTRAERRFDVSYAVNTISQEDVEKIAPVNFADLIGQLPGFQTEITGGEVQNIYRIRGLPNDGGFVSFQQDGLPLFHENDGVFFRGDAILKQDLMTDHVEVVRGGPAPVYASYSGAIINAITVTGDETPRGKVQVTLGDTGLYRLDAYQAGKLAKDTYYAVGGFMRYHDGYRDNGFPNDKGGQIRANIKHVTENGFIKLNLNYVNDHNVFYLPIPTNNPLTGASLNRYIDYFDGTMNSPSLRNVNLKYRDGNGIVQSRNSDLSDGRHMQMVNFGAHYEGDFDGWLVTAAAGYTQGRNDFTAFYSTTNPADGNAFAAGYLARATAAFGAVDHFGYTLAGTNTVYDPYAASGLVMQGQYRDIHSKFYSGQANLSVARKFDTGLGTHDIKLGLYGSLYGESSRTLYQNYLIEVAGKPRTLDLVAYNAAGTEIGRVTDNGVLNYAATLNQGDSDARMFALYANDTWEIVPGLRIDGGIRHERYSYKGWAALTEAANLGDATTLADDSTRAFTGVILNQKRKPSVTNWTVGANYDFSRHIGVYGRASHLETPPNVQTVMSINPTIITTVADQFEAGLKLSMGRSYLYVTGFYTNFDPLNASFLAYDPTTGRNDVNVPFIGEAQVKGIEFDGAWSVTPWFTLNGALTVSDPKYKNFESSTGADPEQAEGNQIVRQPKIYGNIRPSFDFTTGETDVSIYGRYTYMGKRFVDLYNNTALPAYGTVGAGVTLKHGTWQLQVVGDNLFNAHGLTEGNTRTDSLAGQGSAEAIYGRPIFGRNFRLVVGKSW, encoded by the coding sequence ATGCTCAAGTCTGTTCTCGCCACTGGCGCGGCCTTAGCCGCGCTTGCCACCGCCATCACGCCGGCTGTCGCCGAAGAAGCGCCCGCCGCACCTCCTGCCGCAGGCGAGGCTTCCGGCGATGACATCATCGTCACCGGATCGACCCGTGCAGAGCGCCGCTTCGACGTGTCCTACGCGGTCAACACGATCTCCCAGGAAGACGTCGAGAAGATCGCGCCGGTCAACTTCGCGGACCTGATCGGTCAGCTTCCCGGCTTCCAGACCGAGATCACCGGCGGTGAAGTGCAGAACATCTACCGCATCCGCGGGCTGCCCAACGACGGCGGCTTCGTGAGCTTCCAGCAGGACGGCCTGCCGCTGTTCCACGAGAACGACGGCGTGTTCTTCCGCGGCGACGCGATCCTGAAGCAGGACCTGATGACCGACCACGTCGAAGTCGTGCGCGGCGGCCCTGCCCCGGTCTATGCGAGCTACTCGGGCGCGATCATCAATGCGATCACCGTGACCGGCGACGAGACCCCGCGCGGCAAGGTGCAGGTCACGCTCGGCGATACCGGTCTCTACCGTCTCGACGCCTACCAGGCGGGCAAGCTGGCCAAGGACACCTATTACGCGGTCGGCGGCTTCATGCGCTATCACGACGGGTATCGCGACAACGGCTTCCCGAACGACAAGGGCGGCCAGATCCGCGCCAACATCAAGCACGTGACCGAAAACGGCTTCATCAAGCTGAACCTCAATTACGTCAACGATCACAACGTGTTCTACCTGCCGATCCCGACCAACAATCCGCTCACCGGCGCGTCGCTGAACCGCTACATCGACTACTTCGACGGCACGATGAACTCGCCGTCGCTGCGCAACGTCAACCTCAAGTACCGTGACGGCAACGGCATCGTGCAGAGCCGCAATTCCGACCTCTCGGACGGCCGCCACATGCAGATGGTGAACTTCGGCGCGCACTACGAAGGCGACTTCGACGGCTGGCTGGTCACGGCCGCTGCGGGCTACACGCAAGGCAGGAACGACTTTACCGCGTTCTACTCGACCACCAACCCGGCCGATGGCAACGCCTTTGCCGCCGGCTACCTGGCCCGCGCGACGGCGGCCTTCGGCGCAGTCGACCACTTCGGCTACACGCTGGCCGGCACCAACACCGTCTACGATCCCTATGCCGCCTCGGGCCTCGTCATGCAGGGCCAGTACCGCGACATCCACTCGAAATTCTACTCGGGACAGGCCAACCTCTCGGTCGCCAGGAAGTTCGACACCGGCCTTGGCACGCACGACATCAAGCTGGGCCTCTACGGCAGCCTCTATGGCGAGAGCAGCCGCACGCTTTACCAGAACTACCTGATCGAGGTGGCCGGAAAGCCGCGCACGCTTGACCTCGTGGCCTACAACGCCGCCGGCACCGAGATCGGCCGCGTCACCGACAACGGCGTGCTGAACTATGCGGCGACGCTCAACCAGGGTGACAGCGACGCCAGGATGTTCGCGCTTTACGCCAACGACACCTGGGAAATCGTGCCCGGCCTGCGCATCGACGGCGGCATCCGCCATGAACGCTACAGCTACAAGGGCTGGGCCGCGCTGACCGAAGCCGCGAACCTGGGCGATGCCACCACGCTTGCCGATGACAGCACCCGTGCCTTCACCGGCGTGATCCTGAACCAGAAGCGCAAGCCCAGCGTCACCAACTGGACGGTCGGCGCCAATTACGACTTCTCCCGCCACATCGGCGTCTACGGCCGCGCCTCGCACCTCGAGACGCCGCCCAACGTCCAGACCGTGATGAGCATCAACCCGACGATCATCACCACCGTCGCCGACCAGTTCGAGGCAGGGCTGAAGCTCTCGATGGGCCGCTCGTACCTCTACGTGACCGGCTTCTACACCAACTTCGATCCGCTCAACGCCTCGTTCCTGGCCTATGACCCGACCACCGGGCGCAACGACGTGAACGTGCCCTTCATCGGCGAGGCACAAGTCAAGGGCATCGAATTCGACGGCGCCTGGAGCGTGACCCCGTGGTTCACCCTCAACGGGGCGCTGACGGTCAGCGATCCCAAGTACAAGAACTTCGAGAGCAGCACCGGCGCCGATCCGGAGCAGGCCGAGGGCAACCAGATCGTCCGCCAGCCGAAGATCTACGGCAACATCCGCCCGAGCTTCGACTTCACCACCGGCGAGACCGACGTCTCGATCTACGGGCGCTACACCTACATGGGCAAGCGCTTCGTCGACCTCTACAACAACACCGCGCTGCCCGCCTACGGCACCGTGGGGGCGGGCGTGACGCTCAAGCACGGGACCTGGCAGTTGCAGGTTGTGGGCGACAACCTGTTCAACGCGCACGGCCTGACCGAAGGCAATACCCGCACCGACTCGCTGGCCGGCCAGGGCAGCGCCGAGGCGATCTACGGCCGCCCGATCTTCGGGCGCAATTTCCGCCTCGTCGTCGGCAAGTCCTGGTAA